Sequence from the Bacteroidota bacterium genome:
GAATGTGAGTGTGAAAATGATTCCGTTTTTGCCCTCTGTCGTTGTAACATGTTCCGACCCAACAACCGCGTTTCCGTATTTTTGCAATTGACCGTTTTGCAGTGCTTCCACAACTTTTTCGTAGGACGACCCCGGCATATCTTTTATCATGATGGAGCTTGATGAACCCGGATGTAAATATCCACTGCTGTCTGCCAATGCGACAAAACCTGCAGGAATGGTGATAAGCATGGATGTTCCGCTGATAAACGCTTGATATGCGACGGGATTAACGTCTGCTTTCTGCTGAGCATTGGTCTCACCCATAACAATCAGCAGAAATAGCAATGATAAAAAAATGATTCTGAAGCAACGTACTTTTTTCGGCATTTTTACGGTTTAGGATGTTTTGCAGACAAATTTATTAATTTAAGGGAAGAGCGGCAATAATTGTTACATTATTTTTCGGGAGCTCATTTGTTTGACTGATAATAGCTAATCATATTGAAATATATCTTTCGCAATTATTTTTTATACGAATGAAGCCGTTTTAACCTGAATATTTCCTGAGAGTGTGATTAAGGATACCACATCTCGGTTTTATGCGGACGATGGCTTCCCTGTAAAAGAAAATTGTTTGTGTATATTTGTGGAAATTCATTTCAGATATTTAACATGAAAATAATACAGACATGAGGAACTTTTTTATTGTAACGGCATTGCTATTGCTTGGCATTGGACCGGTCACCGCCCAGACTGCTCCCGAGGATATTACGAACCGTTTTTTTGAACTTTATCAGGAAAAAGGCAGCGATGCGGCTGTTGAATATATTTTTTCAACCAACGTATGGCTCAATAATGCCCAGTCGGAAGTAGCAGCGATTAAACTGCAATTAAAGAAAGGTATTGCAATCATAGGCCAGTATTATGGTTATGAACTTATAGAGAAGAAAATGCTGGGCGAAAGCTATGCGATGATGTCGTATATGCTGCGCTACAGCCGGCAACCGATAAAATTTACCTTTATTTTGTACAAGCCCGATAAAAACTGGCAGGTGCAAAATATGAAATTCGACGACCGCCTGGAAACAGATATCGGATACGAGAGAAGCCCTTCTGCAGCCGGAAGCGGCGGACAGAAATAATCAGCTGTTTTTCTTTTGACCTGACAGAATCAACTGGCTCAGAATGATGAACAGCATCGTGAAAAAGATGTTCAGTATGGCATGCCACAGCGTCAGGAAAAAAGCGCGGAAACTGAATACCTCAAGATAATATAGCAGCAGGTGGTGTGCCGATACCAACAGCAGCGAATACGAGAAAAACCATCGGAATCCCAAAGCCCTGATGCCCGGCTGAATTCCTTCCTCATACTCATGTTTTGCCGAAACAAAATTTCCTGCAAAAGGTCGTATAAACGCCATTAAAACTGTTGCCGCCGTGTGAACACCGGCAGTATTGGAGAACATGTCAACAAAAAATCCGAGAAAAAAACCTGAGACCAGCAGCAGCCATTTTGGAGTTTCAAAAGGTAACAGCAAAATAAAAAGCACGTAAATATAGGGCACTAAGTACGATTTCAGGCTGATATTATTGAATATCAAAACCTGTATGAATACAAGCACAACAAATCGAACAATATTTCTGAGGGTTATGTTATTCATTTTTTGCAGCGCCCTCCAGATTATCAAGTTCGTCTTTCATCATATTCTGCACCACATAAACCCATGAAACATTATTGAAATCGGTTGAAAAATCAACATCCACAATGTAAAAATCATTGCCTTTATTTACCCTGAAATCTTTGATAGTGCCAATCATGGCGCCTTCCGGAAACATCAACGAATAGCCGCTTGTAATTACCGTGTCGCCGGCCTTTATTTTGACATGCGTCGGAATGTCTTTAAGAGAGCCCCGTTCAGCGCTTCCGCCTTCCCATACAATGGTTCCGACATAATCGTTTTTCTTAATCTTGGCAGATATCTTCATCTTCGGATGCAGCATCGAAATAACGGTTGCGAAATTTTCGGAAACCTCATTTACAATACCTACTATTCCTTGCGAACAAACAACCGCCATCCCCTTTTTAATTCCCAGTTTTGAACCTTTATTTATTGTAAGATAATTATTGATTTGATTCGTGCTGTTGTTGATAACCTTCGCGGTGACGTATTCGTACTGCTGCCGGTACAGCGTATCGTTTTTCACAAATACCTTATTGTCTGTCTTTATGAATGATGATTTCTGAAAGTTCAGAAGCCTTGCATTTTCTTCAGCCAGATAGCGGTTCGATTCTTTTAAGGAAAGATATTGCGTGATACCTGAATACCATGAATATACCCTTCCTGTAAATCCATTGGCCGAATTAACAATTACCGACCGCTGATAATAACTGTTGCTTACAAGCATAGTAAGCGCAAGCCCTTCTAACAGCAGAAACAGAAAGAAAAAATAATGGCGTGCAAGAAATTGAAATAAGGGCCGCATCGATTGTGGTTAATTCAACTGCAAAAGTAAGGTAAAATATCAATTCATAAAAGTTAGTATGATAGTGCGTAGTATATTTGATTTTTATCAAGAATGATTCTAAACAGTGTGTTTACTAAATTAAAAATCTGTATGATAACCTACCTTTGTATCGGGTTACCAAACAAACAAAACAATTTATGGCGGTTTATTTTTTATACCGCCCATTCGGGAAAACTTAAAGAATAACTAAAATGAAAAAAATAATTTTACTTACAGCACTTTTAATATCTGCTCTGGTGAATAAAGCACAGGTTGCTTCATACACCTTTTCGCAAAGCAGTGGGACGTACACGGCTATTTCGGGCGGAACGCAGCTTATTGACGGCACAACGGACCTCAATAATAAAATATCGGCGGCACTTACCATCCCTGCATTTATTTTTAATGGAGTGACTTATACCAAGGCTTATGTTACTTCCAATGGAATTCTCACACTGGGAAATACAGCCCCGGCATCAAACGCAACTGCCGGAATCAGCAGCGGTACCGGATCTGGTATATGCATTTGCCCCTTCAGCGCCAATCTCGACAGGGTTAGCAATGACGGGAATGCGGAGGTACGTTACCGGCAAATAGGCGTTGAACTTGTTTTCCAATGGAAATCGATGCGCAGAAAAACACTGAACGAGAGCTTTGATTTTCAGGCTCGGCTCAATACGGTTAATGGCGCTGTTAAATTCGTTTATAACTTAAATTTTGGTCCTGACAATAACGCGTCTTTCCCCGAAGTGGGAATCAGAACTTCTTCAACGGATTATAATAACCGAAAGGTTGCAAGCGGTGCGGAAAACTGGGCAACCTCACTTGCGGGCACTGCCAATTCGAGCACGGTCCGTTTTACAAGCAGCTCTCCTGCAAAAAGTTTTGTCGACGGGCAAACATACACATGGACACCACCGGGACAATGCTCAGGAAGCCCTGCAGGCGGAACTGCTGCTGCAACGGCAACAACGGGTGTCTGTACAACCGGAAGCAATCTGAGTTTATCAGGAAACACAAGCGGCTTCGGAATTACCTATCAATGGCAGTCATCGCCCGATGGATCAACATGGACAGATATTGCAGGTGCAACGGCTACCACATACAGTCTGGCTTCCATTCTGGCAACTACACAGTATCGTTGCAATGTAACCTGTTATAACAGCGGCCTTACAAGTGCGTCTTCAGCGGTTACTGTTACCAGAACAGGACCAGCAGCACCAACGTTTATCGCAAATGCAAGTGTTTGTGCCGGTTCACTGCCTGTGAATATAAGTGTTACAGCTGTTTCGGGATGTACCGTTGACTGGTATAATGCGGCCTCCGGTGGAACATTATTGCTGAGCGGAAATACAATCTATTCTGCCAATGCGGCCGGAACATACTATGCCGAATCAAGAAATACGACCAGTAGTTGCCTCAGCACAACAAGGACAGCAGTAACAGTTACCGTAAATCCTTTAGTGACCCCGACTGTAAGCATTGCCGCTTCTGCACCCGGAGCAATATGTGCAGGTACCGGTATTACCTTTACTGCAACACCTACAAATGGCGGAACAACTCCGGTGTATCAGTGGAAACTAAATGGAGTGAATGCCGGAAACAACACAACAACTTATGTTAACAGTTCTCTGGCAAATAATAATATTGTAAGCTGCATCATGACATCCAATGCAAGCTGTCTGAATACATCTACTGCAACATCCAATGCTCTTACGATGACCGTTAATCCTGTAGTTGTGCCCGCAGTCAGCACCGTTGGTTCGCCCTCAGGTGCTATTTGCGCAGGTACCAGCGTAACATTTACAGCATCACCTACCAACGGCGGAACGCCCGCTTATCAGTGGAAACGTAATGGCGTCAATGTTGGGAATAACACACCGACTTACGTAAATGCAGCTCTTGCAAACAGCGACATTATTAGCTGTGTGATGACATCAACTGCAACTTGTGCCAGTCCTAGTTCGGCAACTTCTCCTAATATTGTTATGAGCATTAATCCAACGCTTACACCTTCTGTTACTACCACGGTATCGCCATCGGGTGCTGTTTGTGCAGGAACAAGCGTAACATTTACAGCATCGCCTGCCAATGGCGGAACACCCGCGTATCAGTGGAAACTTAATGGAATCAATGTGGGCGCCAATCAAACTACCTACGTAAATGCCGCTCTTGCAAACAATGATATTGTTACTTGTGTAATGACTTCAAGCGCAACCTGCGCCAGTCCTGCGGTTGCAACATCTAACGCAAACACCATGACGGTCAATTCAGTTGTAACTCCGTCGGTTTCGATATCCGCACCATCGGGGGCATTATGCCAGAATTCACTGATTGTTTATTCCGCAACCCCCCTGAATGGTGGTGGCAGCCCGGTTTATCAGTGGAAAGTCAATGGTATTAATGTGGGAACAGGCGCATCAACTTTTTCATACAGACCTGTCAACGGTGACAATGTGAGCTGCATCCTCACTTCAAATGCAAGTTGTGCAACAACACCCACTGCTACATCAAATCTTCTGAATGTATCGCTGGTAACACCGTCAACGGCAGGTATTACAAATGGAGATATGGTTTGGACGGGCAGCAGCAGTGCCAGCTGGACCGACGTCACCAACTGGCTCGTTTATGCAGGAGGTACTGTATTTAACGTGCCGGCAGTGAAACCGACATCGGCAGATAATGTAATTATTGAAAACAACGGAACCTGCTTTTCAACAGTTCCCGATGTTCCGGGCGCACAGGCTTGTAAAAGTCTGACTATAACCGCAGGAAACTCTTTAACTATGGTCGGCACAGCATCATTAGATGTTTACGGCAGCTGGACAAATCTGGGCACATTTACGGCAGGAAGCAGCACAATAAATTTCAAAGGTTCGCAGGTACAGCAGATAGCATCAGGCGGAAATCCTTTTTATAATGTTACATTCAATAATACATCCGCGAATGCGAAGAGTATTAATATCAGTGCGCCCATGACAGTGACAGGAACGGCAACATTTGCAAGCGGGGTCGCTTATTTTACCGGAAGCGGTTCACTTACATTTACTGATAATGCCTCAAGTAACGGGGGCAGCGCTGCCAGCTTTGTAGCAGGACCGGTAAGCAAATCAGGAAACGATGCTTTTATTTTTCCTGTCGGCAAAATAGATCCTTCAAATACCAAAGTCTGGGCTCCATTGGGCATATCCAATCCAACGAGTTTGTCGGATGCATTTACCTGCGAATATTTTTTCTCGGCATCATACAATAATCTCGATCCCGCATCAATGTGCGATTACAATCAGCTCAAGGCTACCAGTGGCGTTGAATTCTGGGATTTAAACAGAACAATTGGTGTTTCCACACCTGCGGTTACCTTGTATTGGAAAGATGCTGTTCGTACCGGTATTACTGATCCTAACGATTTGACCGTGGCACACCTCGAAGATTGCGGCGGAACACCCAAATGGAAAGCAATGAGCAGCACCTTGAACGGAATTACCGGAACTGCCGGATCTATCACTGCAACCGGTTTTACTTCATTCAGTCCAATCACTTTTGGAAGTAAAAATGGTGTAAACCCATTGCCTGTGACCTTATTGAGTTTTACTGCTGATTGCGGCGGCAACGGAAAGCCGGTGATATCCTGGGAAACCGCTTCGGAAACAGACAATGCCTATTTTAATCTTGAACGCAGCATGGATGCAACCAACTGGGTTGTTGCAGGAACTGTAAAGGGTGCAGGTAACAGCAATCAAAAGCTTGAATACCGGTTTGAAGATGAAAATGCTGAATCGGGAACCATTTATTATCGTTTGAAACAATATGATAACAATGGAGATGTTGAGGGATTCGGTATAATTAAAACAGATTGCGGTAAGTTCACCGAACAGTCATCGGTATTCTATTATCCGAATCCGTTTACACAGAATCTTTCACTTGAAATCTCGAATATTGCGGCGCGCAAAGCAAGCGTGGTTATTTATGATATTTTAGGTACTGAAGTCGCTTCCTGGACATTAAACAGTGATGACATTCAGAATAAAACCTATCAGCTGAATCCGGGTAATTTGCCCAAGGGCGTTTATTTCATAGAATTTAATTCCGATAGCTATTCGGGCACAACTAAATTGGTTAAAAAATAACAGATTTGGGTTTCTGTTTTGCGGCAGGCGGTGAAAACGGTCTGCCGTTTTTTATTTTTCAGATTTGAGAGGTACAATAATTCGAAGTGCTTTGGTAAGCACACTGACTTCAATCGGTGCTGTGCCCAGCGATTCGCCATCTGCTTCAAGAAGCAAATCGTTATTGGAATGAATTGTAACAGACGCCGCACGATGAACACTTACTTCTTTCATAATAGTGAAGGTTCCGTCATACAATTTCGGTGTGTTTCGAATTATTTTCATTTTGCCGACACGCCTGATAATCGTGATGTCAAGAAGGCCATCGTCGGGAATCGCATGGGGTACCTGCATCATGCCACCGCCGCTGTATCGGCAAATGCCAAAATTGGCGCTGTACAATTCTCCCGAAAAAAGCTGCTGACCGTCGGCTGTTATACTTGCATTCAGTGATGAAAATTTGAAAATAGAACGCAGCAGGCTCAGCATGTAGGCAATTTTTCCGCCGCCGCCCTCGTCTTTTCGCCTGTTCGTATCCTTTACTACAACGGCATCACAGCCAATGCCTGCAACATTAATAAAATATCGTTTCTCTATTATTCCAGCATCAGAGAATATAACTACGCCGGCATCCTGCAGAATGGAATGGCCATCGCGTATCATATTCACACAGTCTTCAAAAGTTGTCGGACATTGATACATGCGGCCCCAGTCGTTGCCTGTTCCAACGGGTATCATGCCGAGCGATACTTCATTTGAGGGTACCGCCTGTTGCAATAGTATTCCATTGGCAGCTTCATTCAGTGTTCCATCACCCGCAATAACAATGATATTCCGAATGCCGCGCTCAACGGCTTGTTTGGCCAGCGTCACCGCATCGAGTCGTGCATGCGTGAACGTATATTCGTACACAATTCCTGCGTCTTGCAGCAACGTCGCAATATGCGGCCAGTCGCGTTTTCCTTTGCGCCTTCCGGAGTTGGGATTGATAATAATAAAATGGGAAACTGCTTCTGCCAATTTATGCTTGAGATTCAGGTTAAAAAATTTGGGCTGCAAAAATACCTGTTTTACACTGAGATTCCCAACGTTTTGTTATGCGACGGGGTATATTCAATTCAGCGTAAGCGTGAAAATTGATTTTTTTTCGGTTGAAAAAATGATGTTTATCAGGAGTATTATGGTTGCACTATAACAAAGCGCACAATAATATTATATTTGTTTCTGATTAGTGAAATAATTAACAAATCATTTATATAAAGCCAAAACACATGAGAAAAGCGGTACATTTATTATTGTTCGTGACCTTGATTATTGCCGGCAGCATTTCGGTAAATGCCCAGATCGTTCCATTTAGTATTCCGGGTGCCACCAACACATACATTACCTGCACCAACGATTCGAGTGATTTTGCCGGTTATTATGACTATGGAAGCACTGCAACGCATGGTTTTATTTACGACGTTTCGTTAGATAATATCATTTATGTAGATTATCCGGGGGCAACTCAAACATTCATCTACGGCATTAATAATGACATGAAGACTGTGGGTGCGTATAATACTACCGGTGTAAATACCGACAATGAAGGTTTTGAATACGACTACTGGAATTTTACGTATACAGACCTCACCAGTAGCTGGATTCCTTCAATGGACATTACCATTGCCCGTGATATAAACGATGCCGATTGTGTGGTGGGCGACTATAAGGAAAGCACAACGCATGTTTGTTTTTCGATGTGCAGCGGTACAAATACTCCGTTTCACTACAACTACAATCCTACTTACATTAACAGTATCAACAACTCAGGCAAAAGAGCCGGCGGATGGATTGACGGCTCCTTGAGGCACGGTTTGATTTGGGACAATGGTACCTGGACCCAACTCGATTATCCGGGAGCAACGCGAACCATTTTTACCGGTATCAACGATAGCAATATTATTGTCGGAGTTTATAACCTTACACATTCTTTTATTTATCGTAACGGCGTGTTTAAAGAAATTTCCAAAACCAATGCAACGGATTTTCAAATACGTGACATCAATAATAAGGGATATATTGTCGGGTATTACAAAGACGGTTCAAATACCTACAAAGGTTTCTTCTCTTCAGTTTGCGAAATTAGTTTCAGACCAAATCCCGATGGCTGGCCTTTTAATAATTCCAGACCGAACATTTGGCCATACGACTGGTACAAGCAATTTGATTATACACACGATCCTTATCTGGGCGGCAATGCGCCCTTCCCAAAAATGGTTTATAAACAAACCGGCATCATTGATACGATTAACAGAAGTTTTTTCCCCGACTGGCCATTGTTTGTTGAAACACTCGGTGAAGACCAGTGCTATTTCAATGCCGGACCGGTTAAGATTCTTAAATATTCAGCTGCATTGAAGTATAAAACGCTTGTTAAACCATGGGGCGGCTCATGCTTCGGATTCGTTCAGTCGAGCTTTATGGCTTATGATAGCGTTCAGCGCTTCAAATCAGCCTTTCCGCAGCTTGATAACTGGGATGGCACCAATAAGCTTCACACACTGGCACTGACCAATAATAACAGAAAGTGCATCAATATGCTTATGCTCAAACAAAGCCAGAAATCATACCAGAAATATCGTTTGTCACAATGGAATGTTCCACCGGTTTCTACGTTAAGTTCGTTAAAGAAAATGCTGCTTGACAATGAAAAGGATGAACGTGGAATTACCATACGTAATCAGAACGGAAGTGGCGGCCATATTGTAAATCCGTATAAGGTTGTAATAGACAGTCTGGATCCCAATCTGGAATACATTTATATTTATGACAACAATTTCCCGAACGATACAACCCGAAAAATTACAGTGAATAAAACACTCAATAGCTGGTATTATAATTTGTCTGTAAATTCTGATGTAGGCGCCAGCGAATGGGGTGGTGATGATGCCCATAAAGGATTGTTTTTAAGTGTGCCGTCGAGTTACTGGTACGGAACACCTGCGCTTGATTCAGTGGCGAAAATTGATTACCCGGATGAATCTAAAAGCAATGAAATCACATTCTATAATTCTCCTGATTGCGATTTTGTGATTACCAATCCTTCAGGTCAGAAACTCGGTTTCCAGGCAAATCAGCTCATCGAAACCATGCCCGGCGCCATTCCTATTATTTCGGAATCGGGCACTGCCGAACCACCGGCGGGCTACTTTCTTCCAGACGGAAACTACAATGTAGAAATGAAAAATTTCAGCAGTCCGGGTGCCGTTTTCAGTGTGTTTACAAATACAAATAATTACAGTTACAGCCGGGCAGGAGCATCGCTGTCGCAAAAGGATAAAATTTCGTATGGCACTTCAGGCATCGCGATAAGCAATACCGATAATGTTACAAAAACCATCAATTTATCTACTGTTTTTGAAAATGCCGGAAATGAAATGTCGGTTGAAATATTGAATCTTGGCCAGAGTCAGAATTCAAATACTGCCATCAAGGTGTTGAACAATGAAATTAAACTTGTGAATACCGGAGCACCTTCCAAATATGATTTGTCCATTCGCTATGCAAACAATGCAGGCGAATCCAGATTTGTTCACGATACTATTGCTATTGCTGCAAACACCGCCCACATCATCAGCCCCGACTGGGGCAATCTGCAAACATCGGATGTTTCTATTTTTGTAGATAACGGAAATAACAGCACCAACGATGATACGCTGCATTTCGCAAATGAACAGCCCCCGCTGATTCTTACATTTCCCGAATCTATTGTATTGGGTTCGGCAGCCGCTACAGATACTATTCAAATTATTAATAATGGTGGCGGAAGCATGAGCTGGGTTGCAACTTCAAATAGTCCGTCGTGGCTTACTATTACCGGCGCCAATAGCGGTTCCAACTCGGGTTTTGTGAAAATATCAACTACATTGAATAACGGTGCCCTGCGTTCCGGCATTATTACATTCACTTCGGCAGGTGCTGCCAATTCACCGTTTGAAGTTGCCGTCAAGCAGAACGGATTGCTTGCAATTCCTGCGAATGTAGTGGCCTCAGACGGAAATTTCTCAGACGGGGTTCACCTTTCGTGGGATGCCGTGCCGGCTGCCACGCATTACTCTGTTTACAGAAGCAGTATAGCAGGAACAGTTGGTACTGCGCTTACAGCATGGATTACGGCAACATCGTATATCGACGTTACTGCCGCCAACGGACAGGTTTATTATTATACCGTAAGGGCTGCACAAAATGTTTCAGGCTTAAATACTTCCGATTACAGTGCTGCGAACGATGGTTGGAGAGCATGCTTCACCGCCGATTTTAATTATACCGGAACCTGTGTCGGGCAGGTAACTTCATTTGACGATATGAGTACAGCTCATACCACCGCCTATTATTTATGGGACATTAATAACGACGGTACGATTGATTATTCAGGAACCAACGCGCTGCATGTTTATAATACGGCGGGAAATTATACTGTTAAGCTCATCGTTACTGACAGCGCTTCTTGCACTAATACTGTACAAAAAGTGGTTAATATAAAAGCTTTTCCGGTAGTAAATCTGCCTTCAGATACGAGTGTTTGTGCAGGACAGTCATATGCACTTAATGCAGGAACAGGCTTCGATACCTATTTGTGGTCAACCGGTGAAACCACTTCATCCATCATGGCAGACACCAGCGGATACGGTCTGGGCTGCATTCCATATTACGTGCAGGTGAGCAACAGCAATGGTTGTACTGCCATTGACCAGACTTCATTGACATGGATAGTATGTACCGGTGTCCCTGAAACAGTCAATGAACCCGTATTTAATTTATACCCAAATCCTACAAGCGGTCTGTTGAATATTTCAATTA
This genomic interval carries:
- a CDS encoding diacylglycerol kinase family protein, with amino-acid sequence MQPKFFNLNLKHKLAEAVSHFIIINPNSGRRKGKRDWPHIATLLQDAGIVYEYTFTHARLDAVTLAKQAVERGIRNIIVIAGDGTLNEAANGILLQQAVPSNEVSLGMIPVGTGNDWGRMYQCPTTFEDCVNMIRDGHSILQDAGVVIFSDAGIIEKRYFINVAGIGCDAVVVKDTNRRKDEGGGGKIAYMLSLLRSIFKFSSLNASITADGQQLFSGELYSANFGICRYSGGGMMQVPHAIPDDGLLDITIIRRVGKMKIIRNTPKLYDGTFTIMKEVSVHRAASVTIHSNNDLLLEADGESLGTAPIEVSVLTKALRIIVPLKSEK
- the mreC gene encoding rod shape-determining protein MreC; the encoded protein is MRPLFQFLARHYFFFLFLLLEGLALTMLVSNSYYQRSVIVNSANGFTGRVYSWYSGITQYLSLKESNRYLAEENARLLNFQKSSFIKTDNKVFVKNDTLYRQQYEYVTAKVINNSTNQINNYLTINKGSKLGIKKGMAVVCSQGIVGIVNEVSENFATVISMLHPKMKISAKIKKNDYVGTIVWEGGSAERGSLKDIPTHVKIKAGDTVITSGYSLMFPEGAMIGTIKDFRVNKGNDFYIVDVDFSTDFNNVSWVYVVQNMMKDELDNLEGAAKNE
- a CDS encoding T9SS type A sorting domain-containing protein; the protein is MKKIILLTALLISALVNKAQVASYTFSQSSGTYTAISGGTQLIDGTTDLNNKISAALTIPAFIFNGVTYTKAYVTSNGILTLGNTAPASNATAGISSGTGSGICICPFSANLDRVSNDGNAEVRYRQIGVELVFQWKSMRRKTLNESFDFQARLNTVNGAVKFVYNLNFGPDNNASFPEVGIRTSSTDYNNRKVASGAENWATSLAGTANSSTVRFTSSSPAKSFVDGQTYTWTPPGQCSGSPAGGTAAATATTGVCTTGSNLSLSGNTSGFGITYQWQSSPDGSTWTDIAGATATTYSLASILATTQYRCNVTCYNSGLTSASSAVTVTRTGPAAPTFIANASVCAGSLPVNISVTAVSGCTVDWYNAASGGTLLLSGNTIYSANAAGTYYAESRNTTSSCLSTTRTAVTVTVNPLVTPTVSIAASAPGAICAGTGITFTATPTNGGTTPVYQWKLNGVNAGNNTTTYVNSSLANNNIVSCIMTSNASCLNTSTATSNALTMTVNPVVVPAVSTVGSPSGAICAGTSVTFTASPTNGGTPAYQWKRNGVNVGNNTPTYVNAALANSDIISCVMTSTATCASPSSATSPNIVMSINPTLTPSVTTTVSPSGAVCAGTSVTFTASPANGGTPAYQWKLNGINVGANQTTYVNAALANNDIVTCVMTSSATCASPAVATSNANTMTVNSVVTPSVSISAPSGALCQNSLIVYSATPLNGGGSPVYQWKVNGINVGTGASTFSYRPVNGDNVSCILTSNASCATTPTATSNLLNVSLVTPSTAGITNGDMVWTGSSSASWTDVTNWLVYAGGTVFNVPAVKPTSADNVIIENNGTCFSTVPDVPGAQACKSLTITAGNSLTMVGTASLDVYGSWTNLGTFTAGSSTINFKGSQVQQIASGGNPFYNVTFNNTSANAKSINISAPMTVTGTATFASGVAYFTGSGSLTFTDNASSNGGSAASFVAGPVSKSGNDAFIFPVGKIDPSNTKVWAPLGISNPTSLSDAFTCEYFFSASYNNLDPASMCDYNQLKATSGVEFWDLNRTIGVSTPAVTLYWKDAVRTGITDPNDLTVAHLEDCGGTPKWKAMSSTLNGITGTAGSITATGFTSFSPITFGSKNGVNPLPVTLLSFTADCGGNGKPVISWETASETDNAYFNLERSMDATNWVVAGTVKGAGNSNQKLEYRFEDENAESGTIYYRLKQYDNNGDVEGFGIIKTDCGKFTEQSSVFYYPNPFTQNLSLEISNIAARKASVVIYDILGTEVASWTLNSDDIQNKTYQLNPGNLPKGVYFIEFNSDSYSGTTKLVKK
- a CDS encoding rod shape-determining protein MreD; protein product: MNNITLRNIVRFVVLVFIQVLIFNNISLKSYLVPYIYVLFILLLPFETPKWLLLVSGFFLGFFVDMFSNTAGVHTAATVLMAFIRPFAGNFVSAKHEYEEGIQPGIRALGFRWFFSYSLLLVSAHHLLLYYLEVFSFRAFFLTLWHAILNIFFTMLFIILSQLILSGQKKNS
- a CDS encoding T9SS type A sorting domain-containing protein produces the protein MRKAVHLLLFVTLIIAGSISVNAQIVPFSIPGATNTYITCTNDSSDFAGYYDYGSTATHGFIYDVSLDNIIYVDYPGATQTFIYGINNDMKTVGAYNTTGVNTDNEGFEYDYWNFTYTDLTSSWIPSMDITIARDINDADCVVGDYKESTTHVCFSMCSGTNTPFHYNYNPTYINSINNSGKRAGGWIDGSLRHGLIWDNGTWTQLDYPGATRTIFTGINDSNIIVGVYNLTHSFIYRNGVFKEISKTNATDFQIRDINNKGYIVGYYKDGSNTYKGFFSSVCEISFRPNPDGWPFNNSRPNIWPYDWYKQFDYTHDPYLGGNAPFPKMVYKQTGIIDTINRSFFPDWPLFVETLGEDQCYFNAGPVKILKYSAALKYKTLVKPWGGSCFGFVQSSFMAYDSVQRFKSAFPQLDNWDGTNKLHTLALTNNNRKCINMLMLKQSQKSYQKYRLSQWNVPPVSTLSSLKKMLLDNEKDERGITIRNQNGSGGHIVNPYKVVIDSLDPNLEYIYIYDNNFPNDTTRKITVNKTLNSWYYNLSVNSDVGASEWGGDDAHKGLFLSVPSSYWYGTPALDSVAKIDYPDESKSNEITFYNSPDCDFVITNPSGQKLGFQANQLIETMPGAIPIISESGTAEPPAGYFLPDGNYNVEMKNFSSPGAVFSVFTNTNNYSYSRAGASLSQKDKISYGTSGIAISNTDNVTKTINLSTVFENAGNEMSVEILNLGQSQNSNTAIKVLNNEIKLVNTGAPSKYDLSIRYANNAGESRFVHDTIAIAANTAHIISPDWGNLQTSDVSIFVDNGNNSTNDDTLHFANEQPPLILTFPESIVLGSAAATDTIQIINNGGGSMSWVATSNSPSWLTITGANSGSNSGFVKISTTLNNGALRSGIITFTSAGAANSPFEVAVKQNGLLAIPANVVASDGNFSDGVHLSWDAVPAATHYSVYRSSIAGTVGTALTAWITATSYIDVTAANGQVYYYTVRAAQNVSGLNTSDYSAANDGWRACFTADFNYTGTCVGQVTSFDDMSTAHTTAYYLWDINNDGTIDYSGTNALHVYNTAGNYTVKLIVTDSASCTNTVQKVVNIKAFPVVNLPSDTSVCAGQSYALNAGTGFDTYLWSTGETTSSIMADTSGYGLGCIPYYVQVSNSNGCTAIDQTSLTWIVCTGVPETVNEPVFNLYPNPTSGLLNISITGDAGKSSISIFNNGLQMVYHEEIGTINGNWFSTIDLTQMASGVYFMRFVSNNIVKVSKIIVY